In one window of Nicotiana tabacum cultivar K326 chromosome 12, ASM71507v2, whole genome shotgun sequence DNA:
- the LOC142167333 gene encoding uncharacterized protein LOC142167333, whose amino-acid sequence MEFMQTALEIFYVLDPTISPIPPLEDNDSKELKVQRKKRKEDEIMCRGHILNALLDCLYDHLCTVEPSAKKVRNALEFKYKSKEEGTKKFLVSKYFEFKFNNDMSILAQVHELQVIINQLRVTGIGLPESFQVGVIITKWPPSRKSYWKRILHSSKDVSLEEIQKHLRIEEESRERDKNENSYNGNNKANALNKPSNKSNKERKAKEHLLVLKKIKEI is encoded by the coding sequence ATGGAGTTTATGCAGACTGCGTTGGAGATTTTTTATGTGCTTGATCCAACTATTTCTCCAATTCCTCCACTAGAGGACAATGATTCTAAAGAACTCAAGGtgcaaagaaaaaagaggaaggaaGATGAAATTATGTGTAGAGGCCACATTCTGAATGCACTTTTGGATTGCCTTTATGATCATCTCTGTACCGTCGAACCTTccgcaaagaaggttaggaatgcCTTGGAATTCAAATACAAATCCAAGGAGGAAGGTACCAAAAAGTTTCTTGTCTCTAAGTATTTCGAGTTCAAGTTTAATAATGATATGTCTATATTGGCACAAGTGCATGAATTACAGGTCATAATAAATCAATTGAGAGTTACGGGTATTGGACTTCCTGAATCTTTTCAAGTTGGTGTGATTATAACAAAATGGCCACCATCCCGGAAATCCTATTGGAAGAGAATTCTCCATAGTTCAAAAGACGTTTCTTTGGAAGAAATTCAAAAGCACCTACGAATCGAAGAGGAATCGAGGGAGAGAGATAAGAATGAAAATTCTTATAATGGCAATAATAAAGCCAATGCTTTGAATAAACCCTCAAACAAATCCAACAAAGAACGCAAAGCAAAGGAACATCTCTTGGTCTtaaaaaagatcaaagaaatttAA